Proteins encoded together in one Deltaproteobacteria bacterium window:
- a CDS encoding sigma-54-dependent Fis family transcriptional regulator, translated as MKEYVLVVDDEQSLRQVLGLFFRKEGFEVDTASSLAEAEEAIEANAYDLVLTDLRMGRSDDGLKVLRAAVRKNPWTQVIVLTAYGTVETAKEAMKFGAYDYIAKPFDNAELRALVQSALARKEDAVGRRRALRESVRGTSSYEGIVGRSETMLGVFELIDRVAPTDANVMILGESGTGKELVAAALHSRSNRKEFPFVPINCAAIPETLIESELFGHVRGAFTGAVQTKKGLFEAAHRGTLFLDEVGELPQPMQSKLLRALQERSFRRVGGNEDLSIDFRILCASKRDLNQEMMEGRFRDDLYYRLNVIQIFVPPLRDRREDIPALAAHFVRKFAEKHGKPFGRIDGEAMRALLAYDFPGNVRELENILERAMIMETKNVISIDALPPNVTKIVTREAGESASYKESFPDDGVFLDTEMDKLEKIYLEKALEKTVGNRTEAAKLLNISLRSIRYRIQKHGIE; from the coding sequence TTGAAGGAGTATGTCCTCGTAGTCGACGACGAACAGAGCCTTCGACAGGTCTTGGGTCTTTTCTTCCGGAAGGAGGGGTTCGAGGTCGACACGGCCTCCTCCCTGGCCGAGGCGGAGGAGGCGATCGAGGCGAACGCGTACGACCTGGTCCTGACCGATCTCCGGATGGGACGATCCGACGACGGCCTCAAGGTGCTGCGGGCGGCGGTCCGGAAGAATCCCTGGACCCAGGTGATCGTGCTGACCGCGTACGGCACCGTCGAGACGGCGAAGGAGGCGATGAAGTTCGGCGCGTACGACTACATCGCCAAACCGTTCGACAACGCGGAGCTGCGCGCGCTCGTGCAGTCGGCGCTTGCCCGGAAAGAGGACGCCGTGGGGCGCCGGAGGGCGCTCCGCGAGTCGGTCCGGGGAACCTCGTCGTACGAGGGGATCGTCGGGCGCAGCGAGACGATGCTGGGGGTGTTCGAGCTCATCGACCGGGTGGCGCCCACCGACGCCAACGTCATGATCCTGGGGGAGAGCGGCACGGGGAAGGAGCTTGTGGCGGCCGCCCTCCACTCCCGGAGCAACCGGAAGGAGTTCCCGTTCGTCCCGATCAACTGCGCGGCGATCCCGGAGACGCTGATCGAGAGCGAGCTGTTCGGGCATGTCCGCGGGGCTTTCACCGGCGCGGTGCAGACCAAGAAAGGGCTGTTCGAGGCGGCGCACCGGGGAACCCTGTTCCTCGACGAGGTGGGGGAGCTTCCGCAGCCGATGCAGAGCAAGCTGCTTCGCGCCCTGCAGGAACGGTCGTTCCGGCGGGTCGGCGGGAACGAGGACCTGTCGATCGATTTCCGGATTCTCTGCGCGTCGAAGCGGGACCTGAACCAGGAGATGATGGAGGGGCGGTTCCGGGACGACCTCTACTATCGGTTGAACGTGATCCAGATCTTCGTTCCACCCCTCCGGGACCGGCGGGAGGACATCCCCGCGCTGGCCGCCCACTTCGTCCGGAAGTTCGCCGAAAAGCACGGCAAGCCGTTTGGGCGGATCGACGGCGAGGCCATGCGGGCTCTCCTCGCGTACGATTTCCCCGGGAACGTGAGGGAGCTGGAGAACATCCTCGAGCGGGCGATGATCATGGAGACAAAAAATGTCATCTCCATCGATGCCCTTCCTCCCAATGTGACAAAAATTGTCACGAGAGAAGCCGGTGAATCGGCTTCTTACAAGGAGTCATTCCCGGATGATGGGGTTTTCCTGGACACGGAGATGGATAAACTGGAGAAGATATACCTCGAAAAAGCGTTGGAGAAGACCGTGGGAAACCGGACGGAAGCCGCGAAACTACTCAATATTTCCCTTCGGTCGATTCGGTATCGGATTCAAAAACACGGGATCGAATGA